From the genome of Lotus japonicus ecotype B-129 chromosome 6, LjGifu_v1.2, one region includes:
- the LOC130723038 gene encoding uncharacterized protein LOC130723038, translated as MSPASKSKSKDKRVGKEAQKSPAKPTGSANAVAGVPASAYNPLLGTFHTLEISPTSSTSPVHSNGRFQNIDETDEHPIGSAVAGVEYDSVSNNDSWSGESEDHKEKASNLAVRLEAVPGADNDKREKIRQKNEKKHQRQKERRAQELHDRCNGYLMSRKLEALAQQLVAMGFSHERATVALMLNEGRVEESVAWLFEGGEEADNQMDRNRGGGNLRIDISEELARIADLETRYSCSKQEVERAVVACEGDLDKAAESLRELKMDRLSGQPKPEENGDSPSYKLSGVVSQSPRVQAKPFLSPNQPKKDDKDFNYTKSAVMITGSTESSNRHLQPLLKRIQPKSEWAKPQQAAVTADRRWPGAGSNPSVSYSLASPLQVSPTPAKTEASYMAGGADYNHIQPVSTREPVIVMQRPQTVNAKKVPTAGLSSSPSDAAGSWYPTNNGEVMRPNGFMPPHNPSTRSLNSNYGSSNQMYHQLQYQPQQQFVAGSGNAVDLQATNQNMWNRTGASPTLAAASSLGLFSGPGSAATSGAASPVDWSTGGSIKFDYTNIDWSLDRGSSPPRSNALWRGLSPFIKSNAQINGSNASGMAAQPSIRSLPSNGSMGPLHGLQDGGASSSAEMSGSREWSSPFEGKDIFTLPRQFVSSPSL; from the coding sequence ATGTCTCCTGCTTCCAAATCTAAGTCTAAAGACAAAAGGGTCGGCAAGGAGGCTCAGAAGTCTCCAGCCAAGCCCACAGGATCTGCTAATGCAGTAGCTGGTGTCCCTGCTAGTGCATACAATCCGTTATTGGGAACTTTCCATACCCTGGAAATATCACCAACATCTTCGACTTCACCAGTACATTCTAATGGCCGTTTTCAGAATATAGATGAGACAGATGAACATCCTATTGGCTCAGCGGTAGCTGGTGTGGAGTATGATTCTGTTTCTAATAATGATAGTTGGTCTGGTGAGTCGGAAGACCATAAAGAAAAAGCTTCTAATCTTGCTGTTCGACTGGAAGCAGTACCAGGAGCTGATAATGACAAGCGAGAGAAAATCCGCCAGAAAAATGAGAAGAAGCATCAACGACAGAAGGAAAGGCGTGCACAGGAGTTGCATGATCGCTGCAATGGATATCTTATGTCAAGGAAACTTGAGGCACTTGCTCAACAGCTTGTGGCAATGGGGTTTTCTCATGAGCGTGCAACAGTTGCATTGATGCTAAATGAAGGGAGGGTTGAGGAATCAGTAGCATGGTTATTTGAAGGTGGTGAAGAAGCAGATAATCAGATGGATAGAAATAGAGGTGGGGGTAATTTGAGAATTGACATATCAGAAGAACTTGCTCGAATTGCAGATCTAGAAACAAGGTACAGTTGCTCAAAGCAGGAGGTTGAAAGAGCGGTTGTTGCTTGTGAGGGTGATCTTGATAAGGCTGCGGAGTCCTTGAGAGAATTGAAGATGGATAGGCTATCTGGTCAACCAAAGCCAGAGGAAAATGGTGATTCTCCATCCTATAAGCTGTCAGGAGTTGTGAGTCAGAGTCCGAGGGTACAGGCAAAaccctttctctctccaaatcAACCCAAAAAAGATGATAAGGATTTTAACTATACAAAGTCAGCAGTTATGATTACAGGATCTACAGAATCCAGCAATAGACATTTGCAGCCTCTTCTTAAGAGAATCCAACCTAAGTCAGAATGGGCAAAACCCCAACAAGCTGCTGTAACAGCTGACAGGAGGTGGCCAGGTGCAGGATCCAATCCTTCTGTTTCTTATTCATTGGCATCACCTTTGCAAGTGTCTCCCACACCTGCCAAGACTGAGGCATCTTATATGGCTGGTGGAGCTGATTATAATCACATTCAACCTGTATCAACAAGGGAGCCAGTAATTGTGATGCAGCGGCCTCAAACGGTAAATGCAAAGAAGGTTCCTACAGCAGGCTTGAGCTCATCTCCTTCTGATGCCGCTGGCAGTTGGTATCCAACTAACAATGGAGAAGTTATGAGGCCCAATGGCTTCATGCCTCCTCATAATCCTAGCACTAGAAGCCTCAATTCTAACTATGGAAGCTCTAATCAAATGTATCATCAACTTCAGTATCAACCTCAACAACAGTTTGTTGCTGGTAGCGGTAATGCAGTAGATCTTCAAGCAACCAACCAAAACATGTGGAATAGAACAGGTGCATCCCCAACGcttgctgctgcttcttctCTAGGACTTTTTTCAGGGCCTGGATCAGCGGCGACATCAGGAGCGGCTTCTCCGGTAGACTGGAGCACTGGTGGGTCAATCAAGTTCGATTATACAAACATAGACTGGTCCTTAGATAGGGGTTCATCTCCTCCAAGGTCCAATGCATTATGGCGAGGACTTTCACCTTTTATAAAGAGTAATGCTCAAATAAATGGCTCAAATGCTTCTGGCATGGCTGCTCAACCGTCAATTAGATCATTACCCTCTAATGGGAGCATGGGTCCGTTGCATGGATTGCAAGATGGTGGAGCATCTTCTTCTGCAGAAATGTCTGGTTCTCGAGAATGGAGTTCTCCATTTGAAGGGAAAGATATTTTTACTTTACCTAGACAGTttgtttcttctccttctctgtaA
- the LOC130724471 gene encoding 4-diphosphocytidyl-2-C-methyl-D-erythritol kinase, chloroplastic: MASSHFLCSNHVFPTSQNPFRSSQLPQFRPNGSSNFHFKLRPHLVKAMVSDSNTSRKQLEVVYDHDERINKLADEVDKNAPLSRLTLFSPCKINVFLRMTNKREDGYHDLASLFHVISLGDTIKFSLSPSKTTDRLSTNVSGVPLDDRNLIIRALNLYRKKTGSDNFFWIHLDKKVPTGAGLGGGSSNAATALWAANQFSGCPSTEKELQEWSGEIGSDVPFFFSQGAAYCTGRGEIVEDIPPPVSLDIPMVLIKPPQACSTAEVYKRLRLDQTSNVDPSTLLEKISRNGISQDVCINDLEPPAFEVLPSLKRLKQRITAAGRGKYDAVFMSGSGSTIVGIGSPDPPQFVYDDDEYQDVFLSDAYFLTREPNQWYREPASSPAASPFVSETV; this comes from the exons ATGGcttcctctcactttctctgcAGTAACCATGTCTTCCCCACTTCTCAAAACCCCTTCAGAAGCAGCCAGTTACCTCAATTCAGACCAAATGGCTCATCCAATTTTCATTTCAAGCTTAGACCCCATTTGGTCAAAGCCATGGTTTCTGATTCCAACACTTCCAGGAAACAACTAGAG GTTGTGTATGACCATGATGAAAGGATAAACAAGTTGGCTGATGAAGTGGACAAGAATGCTCCCCTTTCAAGGCTTACCCTGTTCTCTCCTTGCAAG ATAAATGTTTTTTTGAGAATGACCAACAAAAGGGAAGATGGGTACCATGATTTGGCATCCCTATTTCAT GTGATAAGTCTAGGTGACACCATTAAGTTCTCTTTGTCGCCTTCAAAAACCACCGATCGCCTGTCAACCAATGTGTCTGGGGTGCCCCTTGATGACAGAAATTTG ATTATTAGGGCTCTTAATCTTTACAGGAAGAAGACTGGCAGTGACAATTTCTTTTGG ATTCATCTTGATAAAAAGGTCCCCACTGGGGCTGGGCTTGGTGGAGGAAGTAGCAACGCTGCAACTGCACTATGGGCAGCAAATCAATTCAGTGGTTGTCCTTCCACAGAGAAAGAGCTCCAAGAATGGTCAGGTGAAATTGGATCTGAtgttcccttctttttctctcagGGAGCAGCCTATTGCACTGGTCGAGGTGAG ATTGTTGAGGATATTCCCCCACCAGTATCTTTGGACATTCCAATGGTTCTGATAAAACCTCCACAGGCATGTTCAACTGCAGAAGTTTACAAG CGTCTGCGGTTGGACCAGACTAGTAATGTTGATCCTTCAACATTGCTGGAGAAGATCTCAAGGAATGGTATATCACAAGATGTTTGTATTAATGATTTAG AACCTCCGGCATTTGAAGTTCTCCCTTCTCTTAAACGACTAAAGCAGCGAATTACTGCAGCTGGCCGTGGAAAATATGATGCTGTCTTTATGTCAGGAAG TGGAAGCACTATTGTTGGAATTGGTTCACCTGATCCTCCACAATTTGTTTACGATGACGATGAATATCAAGATGTGTTCTTGTCAG ATGCCTATTTTCTCACTCGAGAGCCAAATCAGTGGTACAGAGAACCTGCTTCAAGTCCTGCCGCCTCTCCTTTTGTTTCTGAGACTGTTTAG
- the LOC130725455 gene encoding uncharacterized protein LOC130725455, giving the protein MAMMTYAEMLEKLDYLSKEIKLLRNLSAEFNRLGPVAGVDGERNIVKEIQEKRANILAETNLLGEVVESNRLGPTGVGAARMAKIYVEMLKKIVNIKKEMDQLLRNEDEDAGFNQLGPVAPAPSHDTLEPHLGSVQRCRVCYGIVELDSMNQSQERDVPGSMVIEMPCNHIYHSDCIVPWLVQNNAGPISQIDHELQPNSRKDIIVAAFLAAVEAIVLGLIIFLIFNFGKK; this is encoded by the coding sequence ATGGCGATGATGACCTATGCGGAGATGCTGGAAAAGCTGGATTATCTTTCGAAGGAGATCAAATTGCTCCGGAACCTATCAGCTGAATTCAACCGGCTTGGTCCGGTGGCTGGAGTCGACGGAGAGAGAAACATTGTGAAGGAGATACAGGAGAAGCGGGCTAATATTTTGGCAGAGACGAACTTGTTGGGGGAAGTTGTTGAATCCAATCGGCTTGGTCCGACCGGAGTTGGCGCAGCAAGAATGGCGAAGATCTATGTGGAGATGTTGAAAAAGATTGTTAATATTAAGAAGGAGATGGATCAATTGTTGCGAAACGAAGATGAAGATGCTGGATTCAATCAGCTTGGTCCCGTGGCTCCTGCACCATCACATGATACACTGGAGCCACATCTTGGTTCCGTTCAGCGCTGTCGAGTTTGTTACGGGATAGTTGAACTGGACAGCATGAATCAGAGCCAAGAAAGAGATGTACCGGGCTCTATGGTCATCGAGATGCCATGCAACCATATTTACCACTCGGATTGTATTGTTCCTTGGTTAGTCCAGAATAACGCAGGTCCTATTTCCCAAATTGATCATGAGCTGCAACCTAATAGTCGAAAGGACATAATTGTTGCAGCTTTTCTTGCAGCCGTAGAAGCAATCGTTTTGGGTCTTATAATTTTCCTAATTTTTAACTTCGGCAAAAAATAG
- the LOC130722086 gene encoding 3'-5' exonuclease-like, with translation MGFYVDKHPPCKTPATVHRVAIHNRVIGTIVTSCPTLAASWIKSHLQASRHHQKVVGLDIEWRPSFTRGVQNPVATIQLCIKHCCLIFQLYRAPCIPKALYKALYNPNITYTGVKIRGDAKKLLEDYGLLIANFADIGHMAAEEFDEKGFKRAGLKTLVKNLIGEEMDKPKHVALSNWEAKELTCVQAHYACADAYYSYKLGKGLVFGKLSS, from the coding sequence ATGGGGTTTTATGTTGACAAACATCCTCCCTGTAAAACACCAGCAACGGTTCATAGAGTAGCCATCCACAACCGTGTCATCGGAACCATAGTCACCTCATGTCCAACACTAGCTGCCTCATGGATCAAAAGTCATCTTCAAGCAAGCCGTCATCACCAGAAAGTTGTTGGCCTCGACATCGAATGGCGTCCGAGTTTTACTCGTGGGGTTCAGAACCCAGTTGCCACCATACAACTCTGCATCAAACACTGTTGCCTCATCTTCCAGCTCTACCGAGCACCGTGTATCCCAAAAGCTCTTTACAAGGCCCTTTACAACCCAAACATAACCTACACAGGGGTCAAAATACGTGGCGACGCGAAGAAGCTCTTGGAAGATTACGGGTTGCTGATAGCGAATTTTGCAGATATTGGTCATATGGCAGCTGAGGAGTTTGATGAAAAAGGGTTCAAAAGAGCAGGGTTGAAGACTTTGGTGAAAAATCTTATAGGGGAAGAAATGGACAAGCCAAAACATGTTGCTTTAAGTAACTGGGAAGCCAAGGAACTCACTTGTGTGCAAGCGCACTATGCTTGTGCTGATGCTTATTACTCTTATAAGTTGGGGAAGGGACTCGTTTTCGGCAAGTTGTCATCATAA
- the LOC130722084 gene encoding E3 ubiquitin-protein ligase RZF1-like isoform X1 yields MSSVATYWCYTCRQPILLAGRDVTCPYCDGSFVQELNERQGIAPQHGFSSLDPQAPDIFDAIHSVIGQRGSAPRIGLRDAVDSYMRRRMAGNRDPNFDIRRGSGSGLVPEQTWGVFSSGSYLIVHDQGPGFSLPTGSSRGVPRRVEFGMGPGLEQLIEQLNVNDRLGPAPASRSSIDAMPTIKIAQAHLRSDSHCPVCQERFELGSKAREMPCNHIYHSDCIVPWLVQHNSCPVCRIELPPEGRSRSRGGRNWGRRRNANSNENSQLNHRRRNPLSFLWPFRSSSSNAN; encoded by the coding sequence TCAAGTGTAGCAACATATTGGTGTTACACATGCAGGCAGCCAATCTTGTTAGCAGGGAGAGATGTCACTTGCCCTTATTGTGATGGAAGCTTTGTGCAAGAACTTAATGAGAGGCAAGGCATTGCACCCCAACATGGCTTTTCATCATTAGATCCTCAAGCGCCTGACATATTCGATGCTATTCACTCTGTTATAGGTCAAAGAGGTTCTGCACCTAGAATTGGGCTTAGAGATGCTGTTGACAGTTATATGAGGCGGAGAATGGCTGGTAATAGAGACCCAAACTTTGATATTAGAAGGGGGTCTGGTTCTGGCCTAGTTCCTGAACAGACTTGGGGTGTTTTTAGTTCTGGTTCTTATCTGATAGTTCATGATCAAGGTCCTGGGTTCTCCTTGCCTACTGGTAGCTCAAGAGGTGTTCCTAGACGCGTCGAATTCGGTATGGGTCCTGGACTAGAACAACTTATTGAACAACTCAATGTCAATGATCGGCTTGGTCCGGCTCCTGCATCGCGCTCTTCGATTGATGCAATGCCGACTATTAAGATCGCGCAGGCACATCTTCGCTCTGATTCGCACTGTCCGGTTTGTCAAGAAAGATTCGAGCTGGGCTCTAAGGCCAGGGAGATGCCGTGTAACCATATTTATCACTCGGACTGTATTGTTCCTTGGTTAGTTCAGCATAACTCGTGTCCTGTTTGCCGAATTGAGCTGCCACCTGAAGGACGCAGTCGTTCTCGGGGTGGTCGAAATTGGGGACGAAGAAGGAATGCCAATAGCAATGAGAATAGCCAGCTGAACCATAGAAGGAGAAATCCACTATCGTTTTTGTGGCCATTTCGTTCTTCCAGTTCAAATGCTAATTAA
- the LOC130722084 gene encoding E3 ubiquitin-protein ligase RZF1-like isoform X2, which produces MSLALIVMEALCKNLMRGQRGSAPRIGLRDAVDSYMRRRMAGNRDPNFDIRRGSGSGLVPEQTWGVFSSGSYLIVHDQGPGFSLPTGSSRGVPRRVEFGMGPGLEQLIEQLNVNDRLGPAPASRSSIDAMPTIKIAQAHLRSDSHCPVCQERFELGSKAREMPCNHIYHSDCIVPWLVQHNSCPVCRIELPPEGRSRSRGGRNWGRRRNANSNENSQLNHRRRNPLSFLWPFRSSSSNAN; this is translated from the exons ATGTCACTTGCCCTTATTGTGATGGAAGCTTTGTGCAAGAACTTAATGAGAG GTCAAAGAGGTTCTGCACCTAGAATTGGGCTTAGAGATGCTGTTGACAGTTATATGAGGCGGAGAATGGCTGGTAATAGAGACCCAAACTTTGATATTAGAAGGGGGTCTGGTTCTGGCCTAGTTCCTGAACAGACTTGGGGTGTTTTTAGTTCTGGTTCTTATCTGATAGTTCATGATCAAGGTCCTGGGTTCTCCTTGCCTACTGGTAGCTCAAGAGGTGTTCCTAGACGCGTCGAATTCGGTATGGGTCCTGGACTAGAACAACTTATTGAACAACTCAATGTCAATGATCGGCTTGGTCCGGCTCCTGCATCGCGCTCTTCGATTGATGCAATGCCGACTATTAAGATCGCGCAGGCACATCTTCGCTCTGATTCGCACTGTCCGGTTTGTCAAGAAAGATTCGAGCTGGGCTCTAAGGCCAGGGAGATGCCGTGTAACCATATTTATCACTCGGACTGTATTGTTCCTTGGTTAGTTCAGCATAACTCGTGTCCTGTTTGCCGAATTGAGCTGCCACCTGAAGGACGCAGTCGTTCTCGGGGTGGTCGAAATTGGGGACGAAGAAGGAATGCCAATAGCAATGAGAATAGCCAGCTGAACCATAGAAGGAGAAATCCACTATCGTTTTTGTGGCCATTTCGTTCTTCCAGTTCAAATGCTAATTAA